The following are from one region of the Eubacterium sp. MSJ-33 genome:
- a CDS encoding GH36-type glycosyl hydrolase domain-containing protein, with translation MKINYVGNQGDFTMENPEMLSYLYFPIANESGVMSSVAPDLAGDSKMSQNSFLMPPVSCENLHNDKSSRNVWCKINGKTLWSLTGRSATQQAELFTEDKEPTYLEAGFMHHKITRTSERNGVKASLSSVSPISGEKLELLKVELTNISDKEMTMQVVTAIPLYARSADNIRDHRHVTALLHRITTNETGILVKPTMTFDERGHKRNEINYGVFGGNENETPIGYYPIVEDFIGEGGNLENPRALYKNPLVPYAKGEGIDGYEALGGVVFAEKKVAAGETISYVIAMGYGDSAEELTTAANKFLSVKAFDKAWDETIAYWQEKVNVSYHTGNKDFDQWMKWVSFQPMLRRIYGCSFLPHHDYGKGGRGWRDLWQDCLALLIMNPDGVRQMLIDNFGGVRLDGTNATIIGSKQGEFIADRNGIARVWMDHGVWPYLTTELYINQTGDLDILLEENTYFKDLLICRGEDRDTDWDISQGEKQKDVAGNVYSGTLLEHLLIQNLSSFYDVGEHNEIRLRGADWNDALDMAAQRGESVAFTTMYADNMDHIAGLLVAFEASGKKTVKIAKEMRQLLVSGADLYENVAKKREVLMNYCETCRHTLSGEKVEIPVAELAANLKEKADWMREHIRKTEWVQTAEGDGFFNGYYDNSGKAVEGDVCGGVRMMLTSQVFTIMSKTATEDQVAQIVKSADKYLYDASVGGYRLNTDFHEVKMDLGRMFGFAYGHKENGAVFCHMATMFGNALYTRGFAKEAYKVFHTLFEHCNDVEKSRIYPGVPEYVDAKGRGVYHYLTGAASWLLVTVITQMFGVRGQMGDLAFVPQLLPEQFDANGEAGLSMIFADRNVKIVMKNAKKKAPADYKVSAITIDGTAYAFDATPVIKRVDIEALSKDAQHTIEVTLA, from the coding sequence ATGAAGATTAATTATGTAGGAAATCAGGGCGACTTTACTATGGAGAATCCAGAGATGCTTAGTTATCTTTATTTTCCAATCGCAAATGAATCAGGGGTTATGAGTTCGGTTGCACCTGATCTTGCAGGTGACTCAAAGATGAGCCAGAATTCTTTTCTGATGCCACCGGTGAGCTGTGAGAATCTGCACAATGACAAGTCATCCAGAAATGTATGGTGCAAGATTAACGGAAAGACACTCTGGTCATTGACCGGACGTTCCGCAACCCAGCAGGCAGAGCTTTTTACAGAGGACAAGGAGCCGACCTATTTGGAGGCAGGCTTTATGCATCACAAGATCACACGCACGTCCGAGAGAAACGGTGTGAAGGCATCTCTTTCCAGCGTATCCCCGATCAGCGGTGAGAAGCTCGAACTTCTGAAGGTAGAACTTACGAATATTTCAGACAAGGAAATGACAATGCAGGTCGTAACTGCGATTCCGCTTTACGCAAGATCCGCAGACAATATCCGTGACCATCGTCATGTAACGGCTCTGCTTCATCGTATCACAACGAATGAGACAGGTATCCTTGTAAAGCCGACGATGACATTTGATGAGCGTGGACATAAGCGCAACGAGATCAACTATGGTGTGTTTGGCGGAAATGAGAATGAGACACCGATCGGTTACTACCCAATCGTGGAAGATTTCATCGGTGAGGGCGGAAATCTGGAGAACCCACGTGCACTTTACAAGAATCCACTTGTCCCATATGCAAAGGGCGAAGGCATCGACGGCTACGAAGCATTGGGCGGTGTTGTATTCGCAGAGAAGAAGGTTGCTGCCGGTGAGACGATCTCCTATGTGATCGCAATGGGCTATGGCGACAGCGCAGAGGAGCTTACAACGGCTGCGAACAAGTTCCTGAGCGTCAAGGCATTTGACAAGGCATGGGACGAGACAATCGCATACTGGCAGGAGAAGGTCAATGTCTCTTACCATACAGGCAACAAGGATTTCGACCAGTGGATGAAGTGGGTAAGCTTCCAGCCAATGCTGCGTCGTATCTATGGATGTTCGTTCCTTCCACATCATGATTATGGTAAGGGCGGCCGTGGATGGCGTGACCTGTGGCAGGATTGTCTGGCACTTCTTATTATGAATCCGGATGGCGTGCGTCAGATGTTGATCGACAACTTTGGTGGTGTGCGTCTCGATGGTACAAATGCAACCATCATCGGAAGCAAGCAGGGCGAATTTATCGCTGACCGTAATGGTATCGCGCGTGTATGGATGGATCACGGCGTATGGCCATATCTTACAACGGAGCTTTATATCAATCAGACAGGAGATTTGGATATCCTGTTAGAAGAAAATACATACTTCAAGGATCTTCTGATCTGTCGTGGTGAGGATCGCGATACAGACTGGGATATCTCACAGGGCGAAAAGCAGAAGGATGTAGCAGGAAATGTATACTCCGGAACATTGTTAGAGCATCTGCTCATCCAGAATCTGTCTTCGTTCTATGATGTCGGAGAGCATAACGAGATCCGCCTGCGTGGTGCGGACTGGAACGACGCTCTTGATATGGCTGCACAGCGTGGCGAGAGTGTGGCTTTTACAACGATGTATGCAGACAATATGGACCACATTGCAGGACTGCTTGTAGCGTTTGAGGCATCCGGTAAAAAGACTGTCAAGATCGCAAAGGAGATGCGGCAGCTTCTCGTATCCGGTGCAGATTTGTATGAGAATGTGGCGAAGAAACGAGAAGTTCTGATGAATTACTGCGAGACATGCAGACATACACTTTCCGGTGAGAAGGTAGAGATTCCTGTAGCAGAGCTTGCTGCAAACCTAAAAGAGAAGGCGGACTGGATGCGTGAGCATATCCGCAAGACGGAGTGGGTACAGACAGCCGAAGGCGACGGCTTCTTCAATGGCTATTATGATAATTCCGGTAAGGCAGTTGAGGGCGATGTATGTGGTGGTGTCCGTATGATGCTTACATCTCAGGTATTCACAATCATGTCGAAGACAGCAACGGAAGATCAGGTGGCCCAGATCGTGAAGTCCGCAGATAAGTATCTGTACGATGCTTCTGTTGGAGGTTACCGTCTGAACACCGATTTCCATGAGGTAAAGATGGATCTTGGACGTATGTTTGGATTCGCGTATGGCCACAAGGAAAATGGTGCCGTGTTCTGTCACATGGCAACGATGTTTGGAAATGCACTTTATACGAGAGGCTTCGCGAAGGAAGCGTATAAAGTATTTCATACATTATTTGAGCACTGCAACGATGTTGAGAAGAGCCGCATCTATCCGGGTGTGCCGGAGTATGTGGATGCCAAGGGACGTGGCGTGTACCACTATCTGACCGGTGCTGCAAGCTGGCTGCTAGTGACTGTTATCACACAGATGTTTGGTGTGCGTGGACAGATGGGAGATCTGGCATTCGTACCACAGCTTCTTCCGGAGCAGTTTGATGCAAATGGTGAAGCCGGACTTTCGATGATCTTTGCAGACAGAAATGTCAAGATCGTTATGAAGAATGCTAAGAAGAAGGCACCTGCCGATTACAAGGTAAGTGCAATCACAATCGATGGCACTGCATATGCATTCGATGCCACACCAGTCATTAAGCGCGTCGATATCGAGGCACTCTCCAAGGATGCACAGCATACGATCGAGGTGACACTTGCATAG
- a CDS encoding ATP-binding cassette domain-containing protein, translating into MQNVSIKNISKNYGDKHVLNCVSKEFPMGETTVIMGASGCGKTTLLRILLGLEMPDNGEVIGMPEKAAVLFQEDRLCVDVSAYENIALVLERKTTRAQKEAQKHIIQQEAAQVGITVEDLKQNVMELSGGMRRRIALLRALLYDADCVILDEPFKGLDAATKQNVMQYVKEKTTGRTTFLVTHDAAEADFFGRNIWKLTQANEK; encoded by the coding sequence ATGCAGAACGTTAGTATAAAAAACATATCGAAAAACTATGGTGATAAGCATGTGCTTAATTGTGTCTCAAAAGAGTTTCCCATGGGAGAAACAACCGTGATTATGGGAGCGTCCGGCTGTGGCAAGACGACTTTGCTTCGGATTCTGCTCGGATTAGAAATGCCGGATAATGGTGAAGTCATCGGAATGCCGGAAAAGGCTGCCGTATTATTTCAGGAGGACCGGCTGTGCGTGGATGTTTCTGCTTATGAGAACATTGCACTTGTGCTGGAACGTAAGACGACACGTGCGCAAAAGGAGGCACAGAAACATATCATACAACAGGAAGCTGCGCAGGTTGGTATTACGGTGGAAGACTTAAAACAGAATGTCATGGAATTAAGTGGTGGCATGCGGCGGCGAATCGCTTTGCTTCGCGCGTTATTGTACGATGCGGACTGTGTGATCTTAGATGAACCATTCAAAGGATTAGACGCCGCGACAAAGCAGAACGTGATGCAGTATGTGAAGGAAAAGACCACAGGTAGGACGACATTTCTGGTGACACATGATGCTGCAGAAGCGGATTTCTTTGGTAGGAATATCTGGAAACTGACACAGGCAAATGAAAAATAA
- a CDS encoding ABC transporter permease, with amino-acid sequence MNYKEGLKKVGAALLALTFWEIAALLIHQRILLVTPVAVAKRLCTIWQVEGFARAIWFSFYHIAGGFLLGLILGCLLAYLAAKYPVAETLLWPWMATIKSVPVASFVVICLIWLSARNLSVFISFLIVIPIIYQNVLEGLRAENRKMQEVATVFHLPWLKRFRYIELPKLRPFLLSACRVTTGMAWKAGIAAEIIGVPNGSIGKMLYTAKIYLDTDDLLAWTVIIVVISVVAEKVFLAGLSRVLELSSRFMEDTDAER; translated from the coding sequence ATGAACTATAAAGAAGGATTAAAGAAAGTGGGTGCAGCGTTGCTTGCACTCACTTTTTGGGAAATTGCAGCACTTCTCATCCACCAGCGAATCCTGCTTGTAACCCCGGTTGCAGTTGCAAAAAGGCTTTGCACGATCTGGCAGGTGGAGGGCTTTGCGCGTGCGATATGGTTTTCGTTCTACCATATTGCAGGCGGTTTTTTGCTTGGCTTGATTCTTGGTTGTCTGCTTGCTTATCTGGCGGCAAAGTACCCGGTTGCAGAGACCTTGCTGTGGCCGTGGATGGCGACAATCAAAAGTGTACCGGTGGCATCGTTCGTCGTGATCTGCCTGATCTGGCTGTCCGCGCGGAATCTGTCGGTGTTTATATCATTTTTGATCGTAATTCCGATCATATACCAGAATGTCTTAGAAGGACTGCGCGCAGAAAACCGCAAGATGCAGGAGGTAGCAACGGTCTTTCATCTACCTTGGCTCAAACGTTTCCGTTATATCGAGCTTCCGAAACTTCGCCCGTTTCTTCTCTCCGCCTGCCGTGTGACAACCGGTATGGCATGGAAGGCAGGCATCGCGGCGGAAATCATCGGCGTGCCGAATGGCTCAATCGGAAAGATGCTCTATACAGCAAAAATATACCTTGATACCGACGATCTGCTTGCGTGGACGGTGATCATTGTCGTGATCAGTGTGGTGGCAGAGAAGGTGTTTTTGGCAGGGCTGTCAAGGGTGCTTGAGCTGAGCTCGCGTTTTATGGAGGATACGGATGCAGAACGTTAG
- a CDS encoding ABC transporter substrate-binding protein, translating into MNEMRRNAKKRPAVKKVFALLLALSMFCTLLAGCGRKEETDNVTVRVGAMSGPTAMGMVKLMKDSEEKTAKGTYEFADLSTDPSTFVAPLTKGDIDIAAVPSNLASVIYNNTNGGVQILAVNTLGVLNIVERGDSVQSIKDLAGKKLYATGQGATPEYTLRHILKENGIDPDSGLTIQWCADTTEALSYIAKDSEAIAMLPQPFATAAMGQVDGLRVAIDLNDAWDEIEDCDIVTGVVVARTDFVKEHPQAVETFLSEYEASVAYTNDNVADAAELIAGYGIVAKAPLAEKAIPKCHITFLKGQEMKDSVSGYLQILFDENPQAVGGTLPTDDFYYGL; encoded by the coding sequence ATGAACGAGATGAGACGAAATGCAAAGAAGAGACCGGCAGTGAAGAAAGTATTTGCTTTGTTGCTGGCTCTTTCTATGTTCTGCACGCTTTTGGCAGGGTGCGGCAGGAAAGAGGAGACGGACAATGTGACAGTTCGTGTCGGTGCGATGTCCGGTCCGACCGCGATGGGTATGGTTAAGCTGATGAAGGACTCTGAAGAGAAAACTGCGAAGGGCACATATGAATTTGCAGATTTGTCGACGGATCCATCTACGTTTGTGGCACCGCTCACAAAGGGAGATATCGACATTGCTGCGGTTCCATCGAATCTGGCTTCTGTGATCTATAACAATACGAACGGTGGCGTACAGATCCTTGCAGTCAACACACTGGGTGTTTTAAACATCGTGGAGCGTGGAGACAGCGTACAGAGCATCAAGGATCTGGCAGGAAAGAAGCTGTATGCAACCGGACAGGGTGCAACACCGGAGTACACACTGCGCCATATCCTGAAGGAAAATGGCATTGATCCGGACAGCGGACTTACAATCCAGTGGTGTGCGGATACAACCGAAGCACTGTCTTATATTGCAAAGGATTCCGAAGCAATCGCTATGCTGCCACAGCCATTTGCGACAGCCGCAATGGGACAGGTTGACGGATTGCGTGTCGCAATCGACTTAAATGATGCATGGGATGAGATTGAGGATTGTGATATCGTAACGGGTGTGGTTGTTGCCCGGACGGATTTCGTGAAGGAGCATCCACAGGCGGTTGAGACATTCCTTTCTGAATATGAGGCTTCTGTTGCTTACACGAATGACAATGTAGCTGATGCGGCAGAGCTGATCGCCGGATATGGCATCGTGGCGAAGGCACCGCTCGCAGAAAAGGCGATTCCGAAATGCCATATCACCTTTTTGAAAGGGCAGGAAATGAAGGACAGTGTCAGCGGATATCTGCAGATTCTGTTTGATGAGAACCCGCAGGCTGTTGGCGGTACACTTCCGACCGATGATTTTTATTATGGACTGTAA
- a CDS encoding TM1266 family iron-only hydrogenase system putative regulator produces the protein MEKRISVISIIVYEREQAAKVNAVLHEYADYIIGRMGLPYEKKGVSIISVVMDAPMSCTSALSGKLGMIDGVTAKCNTAKI, from the coding sequence ATGGAGAAGCGAATTTCCGTAATCAGCATTATCGTATATGAGAGAGAACAGGCGGCGAAGGTGAATGCGGTTCTGCACGAATATGCAGACTATATCATCGGCCGTATGGGACTTCCGTATGAGAAGAAGGGTGTCTCTATCATATCCGTCGTTATGGATGCGCCGATGTCTTGTACCAGTGCGCTTTCCGGCAAATTAGGGATGATCGATGGTGTGACTGCGAAATGCAATACAGCTAAGATCTAA